In Sorghum bicolor cultivar BTx623 chromosome 10, Sorghum_bicolor_NCBIv3, whole genome shotgun sequence, one genomic interval encodes:
- the LOC8065586 gene encoding probable histone acetyltransferase HAC-like 1 isoform X1, whose product MGRINVGQAAHLSKQMSGQPVQMNFGGSRLLQQHQPLQAASRHTGMDPLFSRMRNEMRHKIFDWLRKEMKAADSQSLEKLAEKLEEELYRLYSKADYHVMLKEQIEPRLQVAIRSLSSQGHQRQQMSRQTPSSSTYITMFPTPGSISNSYQDPFIKVSQNSTANSDSSAMCPVIMQQQVDHMVQAPGFSHHQISPANPIGANGAGCLNGQWSAMPLVQEQQPRPFSMNQSTYPLQHLGTHVGSGVDSRILENFSSYGSSDAQINGAMGSNMQLSAQKEFMNLSSYGSLPEKSLQREFNRHPPQGTQTSLGVSRNCYSAISATLTPTGNQNMDATNMLSTSRTKFALLTSQTTNQTLQPKPLIKSEVLDQTDKVNFRELQLPCKQIFQEQHYFEPNRPCSLFVREWKLGSGRDEQISSQGVLPYNEPTYSKANEGSDKIDHTSQQFVHHNIPIRVKSYSRQLFSPHVQNTNMVQREMSEDAAEQHVSSNWHLPGYAMTPDHKQSKLSTKVYCFFIHAKNCRSPIGTCKLQGCVRAQEILKHSNDCQRIDCQYRYCRQSKEAMYHYNNCVNKHCPVCSKANESLSRYCDQTNKRDAIERSFSGVHGDTIDIKLVKTETFDDQPPVSKRLKLQPMLPNVSDSAYISFPRACPDFVSQQAQPKHLGQDKRIYPKQKVKIETDMQPPPKLEITRSGTVRKIGAVESYAIPGVSNHLDSHVEQQNCLPNNDTNEGVIDIKMNASGSTDVLLSKTGKKKRKGISLLESLTLEQIYEHAHSTIQWVGQSKAKAEKNQLLGQWENVNSCQLCKVEKLFFEPPPKFCSPCGARIKKNAPYYSGTITESGPYYFCVPCYNESRSDSVLVDSIQFLKSKLEKKRNNDEFEEAWAQCDRCERWQHQICALFNAKRNAEEKDAEYICHSCCIEEIKDGSRAPLLHNTVPGAKDLPRTVLSDHIEEHLCQRLKEERQNRANKYGKSFNEVPGAEGLVVRVVSSVDKNLVVKPKFLELFQEENYPIEFPYKSKAILLFQRIDGVEVCLFGIYVQEYGAECALPNQRRVYLSYLDSVKYFRPEIQTVSGEALRTFVYHEILIGYLQHCKQRGFTSCYIWACPPLKGDDYIMYCHPEIQKTPKSEKLREWYLSMIQKATDAGIVVELTNLYEHFFNSKKDCKAKVTAARLPYFDGDYWPGAAEDIINQIFLPEDGKNLRKGKVKKTITKRALKAAGLTDLSGNASKDAMLMQKLGEAIYPMKEDLIMVHLQYSCRHCCILMVSGRRWVCNQCKSFSICDNCYNAEQLCDEKERHPINSADLHTLHPVEIDGVPKDTKDRDGILESEFFYTRQAFLSLCQGNNYQYDTLRAAKHSSMMLLYHLHNPTEPAFVSTCNVCKNDIKTGEEWRCKECDYDECAACYKHNSGTNHFHKLTKHPVGANRDAHRKKSADMAQTMLRLVVHAAACRGPCQYLNCQKLKSIFHHGKNCQTRASNGCRVCKKMWSIIQLHARACKEAQCNVPRCRYIKEHLRKMQRLQQQSESRRRAAVDEMMKQRAHKSV is encoded by the exons ATGGGCAGGATAAATGTTGGACAGGCAGCACATCTGTCCAAGCAGATGTCGGGGCAGCCAGTTCAGATGAACTTTGGTGGCAGCAGGCTGCTGCAGCAGCACCAGCCGCTGCAAGCTGCTTCACGCCACACTGGCATGGATCCTCTGTTCTCAAGAATGCGCAATGAGATGCGCCACAAGAT ATTTGATTGGCTTAGAAAGGAGATGAAAGCTGCTGATAGCCAGAGCCTTGAGAAACTTGCAGAGAAGTTAGAGGAAGAATTGTACAGACTTTACTCAAAG GCTGACTACCATGTAATGCTGAAAGAACAAATTGAGCCACGCTTGCAAGTTGCTATTAGGTCCCTCTCCAGCCAAGGTCATCAGCGTCAACAAATGTCACGTCAGACACCAAGTTCCTCCACCTACATCACAATGTTTCCAACACCTG GATCCATATCCAACAGCTACCAGGATCCATTCATCAAGGTATCACAAAATTCCACCGCTAATAGTGACTCATCAGCGATGTGTCCAGTGATTATGCAACAGCAGGTAGATCATATGGTTCAGGCTCCAGGATTTAGCCATCATCAGATTTCACCTGCCAATCCTATTGGCGCCAATGGAGCTGGATGCCTCAATGGGCAGTGGAGTGCCATGCCTCTAgtgcaggagcagcagccgaGGCCATTTTCTATGAACCAAAGTACCTATCCGCTGCAGCATCTAGGTACCCATGTTGGCTCTGGAGTGGATTCAAGAATCCTGGAGAATTTCTCCTCATATGGTTCATCGGATGCACAAATTAATGGTGCTATGGGCTCCAATATGCAGCTATCAGCGCAGAAAGAATTTATGAATTTGTCATCTTATGGCAGTTTGCCTGAGAAATCATTGCAAAGAGAATTCAATCGTCATCCTCCACAGGGAACACAAA CATCATTGGGCGTTTCTAGAAATTGTTACAGCGCCATTTCTGCAACCTTAACACCTACAGGTAATCAGAACATGGATGCTACAAATATGTTGTCCACTTCAAGAACGAAATTTGCATTGCTGACAAGCCAGACAACCAATCAAACTCTTCAACCAAAACCTCTTATAAAATCCGAGGTATTGGATCAAACAGATAAGGTGAACTTTAGGGAATTACAGTTGCCTTGCAAACAAATATTTCAAGAGCAACATTATTTTGAGCCAAATCGCCCTTGCTCCCTGTTTGTGAGggaatggaagcttggttctgGTCGTGATGAGCAAATATCAAGTCAAGGAGTTTTACCATATAATGAGCCAACGTATTCAAAAGCAAATGAAGGTAGTGACAAAATAGACCATACCAGTCAACAATTTGTCCATCATAATATTCCCATTCGGGTTAAGTCATATTCTCGGCAATTATTCTCTCCACATGTACAAAATACTAACATGGTGCAGAGAGAAATGTCAGAAGATGCAGCAGAACAACATGTTTCATCTAATTGGCACCTTCCTGGTTATGCTATGACTCCTGATCATAAACAGTCAAAGCTTTCAACAAAAGTATACTGCTTTTTCATTCATGCAAAAAATTGTCGCAGTCCTATAGGTACTTGTAAATTACAAGGTTGTGTTCGTGCACAGGAGATATTAAAGCATTCTAATGACTGCCAAAGAATAGATTGCCAGTATAGATACTGCAGGCAATCAAAGGAGGCTATGTATCACTATAATAATTGTGTTAATAAGCATTGTCCTGTTTGTAGCAAAGCAAATGAAAGTCTGAGCCGCTATTGTGATCAAACAAACAAGAGGGATGCAATTGAAAGAAGTTTCAGTGGGGTACATGGTGACACAATAGACATCAAACTGGTGAAAACTGAAACCTTTGATGATCAACCACCTGTATCAAAGCGTTTAAAGTTGCAACCCATGCTTCCCAATGTATCTGATAGTGCTTATATCTCTTTTCCTCGAGCATGCCCAGATTTTGTGTCACAGCAAGCTCAACCTAAGCATCTTGGACAGGATAAAAGGATATATCCAAAACAAAAGGTAAAGATTGAGACTGATATGCAACCACCCCCAAAGCTTGAGATAACTAGATCTGGTACTGTTCGGAAAATTGGTGCAGTGGAAAGTTATGCAATTCCTGGTGTTTCAAATCATTTGGATTCACATGTTGAGCAACAAAATTGTTTGCCAAACAATGATACAAATGAAGGTGTTATTGATATTAAGATGAATGCAAGTGGATCTACAGATGTCTTGCTGTCCAAgacaggaaaaaaaaagagaaaaggtaTTTCACTCTTGGAGTCACTCACTCTAGAGCAAATATATGAACATGCCCATAGTACAATACAATGGGTTGGTCAG AGTAAGGCTAAAGCTGAAAAGAACCAATTACTAGGACAATGGGAAAATGTGAACTCATGCCAGCTTTGCAAAGTAGAAAAGCTCTTTTTTGAGCCTCCACCTAAATTTTGTTCTCCCTGTGGTGCTCGGATAAAAAAGAATGCACCATATTATAGTGGTACTATCACTGAAAGTGGTCCCTACTACTTTTGTGTACCATGTTACAATGAGTCTCGCAGTGACTCAGTTTTGGTGGACAGTATTCAATTTCTCAAGTCAAAACTTGAGAAGAAAAGAAACAATGACGAGTTTGAAGAAGCA TGGGCTCAATGTGACAGATGTGAACGCTGGCAGCACCAGATTTGTGCTCTTTTTAATGCCAAAAGGAATGCTGAAGAAAAAGACGCAGAATATATCTGCCACAGTTGCTGTATTGAAGAGATAAAAGATGGTTCGCGTGCACCTTTACTGCATAATACTGTTCCTGGGGCGAAAGATCTGCCAAGGACTGTGCTTAGCGATCATATAGAAGAGCACCTTTGTCAACGCCTCAAAGAGGAGAGACAGAATAGGGCCAACAAATACGGGAAAAGTTTCAATGAG GTTCCTGGAGCAGAGGGGCTTGTGGTCAGAGTTGTTTCATCAGTGGACAAGAATTTGGTAGTTaaaccaaaatttttggagctttttCAAGAAGAGAATTACCCAATAGAGTTTCCTTACAAGTCCAAG GctattcttttatttcaaaGAATAGATGGTGTGGAAGTGTGCCTATTTGGCATATATGTGCAAGAATATGGAGCAGAATGTGCATTGCCAAACCAACGTCGTGTTTATTTGTCGTACCTTGATTCTGTCAAATATTTTAGACCTGAGATTCAAACAGTTTCTGGTGAAGCCCTACGAACGTTTGTGTACCATGAAATTCTG ATAGGTTATCTCCAGCATTGTAAGCAGCGGGGTTTCACTAGTTGTTACATATGGGCATGCCCACCTTTGAAAGGTGATGATTACATTATGTATTGCCATCCGGAGATTCAGAAGACACCAAAGTCTGAAAAACTGCGAGAATG GTACTTATCTATGATTCAAAAAGCTACTGATGCGGGTATAGTTGTTGAGCTGACAAATCTATATGAGCACTTTTTTAACTCTAAGAAAGACTGCAAGGCTAAAGTGACCGCTGCTCGCTTGCCATATTTTGATGGTGATTATTGGCCTGGAGCTGCAGAAGACATAATAAACCAAATTTTCCTACCAGAAGATGGCAAAAACTTGAGGAAGGGAAAGGTAAAGAAGACTATCACAAAAAGAGCTTTGAAAGCTGCTGGCCTTACCGATTTAAGTGGGAATGCTTCAAAGGATGCTATGCTGATGCAAAAG CTTGGAGAAGCCATTTACCCAATGAAAGAAGATCTCATTATGGTTCATTTGCAGTATTCTTGTCGTCACTGCTGTATCCTTATGGTGTCTGGAAGGCGTTGGGTCTGCAATCAATGCAAAAGCTTTTCTATTTGTGACAA TTGTTATAATGCAGAACAACTGTGTGACGAGAAGGAGAGGCACCCAATTAATAGTGCTGATTTGCATACACTACATCCA GTCGAAATTGATGGGGTGCCTAAAGATACCAAGGACAGAGATGGCATCTTAGAAAGTGAATTTTTTTACACCAGACAGGCATTCCTGAGTCTATGTCAAGGAAACAATTATCAATATGATACCCTTCGTGCTGCAAAACATTCCTCGATGATGTTGCTAtatcatcttcacaatccaacTGAACCAGCTTTCGTTAGCACATGTAATGTCTGCAAGAATGATATCAAAACTGGTGAAGAGTGGCGGTGCAAAGAATGCGATTATGACGAGTGTGCTGCTTGTTACAAACACAATTCCGGGACCAATCATTTCCACAAGTTAACGAAGCATCCAGTGGGAGCAAACAGGGATGCTCATCGAAAGAAGAGTGCTGACATG GCACAGACAATGCTTCGACTTGTGGTGCACGCGGCAGCATGCCGTGGTCCTTGTCAGTACCTCAACTGCCAAAAACTTAAGTCAATCTTCCATCATGGGAAGAATTGCCAGACACGTGCATCAAATGGCTGTCGTGTGTGTAAGAAAATGTGGAGCATTATTCAGTTACATGCAAGGGCTTGCAAAGAAGCACAATGTAATGTTCCCAGATGCAG GTACATAAAGGAGCATTTGAGAAAGATGCAACGGCTGCAACAGCAGTCTGAGTCCCGGAGGCGCGCTGCCGTTGATGAGATGATGAAGCAACGAGCTCACAAGTCGGTATGA